The Anas acuta chromosome 1, bAnaAcu1.1, whole genome shotgun sequence genome segment ttggcATCTCAGAGCACGGCCACATTAAAGGAGACACTTGGGTTTCTGCAAGGGAGTGTGATTCCTTGATGGCTGCAGTGAGTCTTGGCTGTCCCTGTTGATCCTGGCACTGACTTGGCCTCAGGCCTTGGGCAGGCTTCCATCGGCTGGGGAACATGGGTGGGGGCAGGCTATCGGGGCAGGGAGCATCCTGAGTGGGCTGACCCTGCGGTAGCGTGCATGGTGGCctgggaagggatggggatggcTTGTTGTCCTCTTCCTGTTCTGAAGGCTGGGAAACAAACCATATGAGGACCAGGCAGGTGTTAGAGCTTTTTTATTGAAGATCACTCAAACCAGCATCTCCAGCTACactccccccagaccctccaGCAGAAGTGGCATCCCCTCGTGTCCCTACAGGGGACAATGGGAAGCAGGTGCTTCCTTGGGGAGGTTACAGACACAGCACAGAGCCAGCGCTGGCTGTGGTGGCTCTGCTGGGGCACTACACCCTGGATGAGGGCTGCCTTGGTCCTGCTCCTTGCCACTAGTGTGGGGCATGTGTTGGACCAAGAGCCGAGCTGGCTCTGCTAACAGCTTCCCTCACGCAGCACTAGCCTCTCCTGGAGTCTGTCAATGGTTGATGGACTCAGCCCTGTAATATCAATGGGTACAAACCTGGGGCTCTGCACCTGAGAGTCTTTGGAAAGACCTCCTCGTTAGGGCTGTGTTCAGCACTCAACAAGTGGTTAGTCTGCTCCTCCAGGTGCTCTGCTACTGCTGGGGTTGGATGTGGGACACTTCACCCTAGCGAGCTACGGCAGCATCACCCCAGACATTGTTCCAGCAGATGAAATGCAGGCGCTCCTGCTGAGCAAAGTATTTCCAGTGCACTCCTGGGGAGGCCGCTGCTGTGACAGCAGTGTGAAGCCACAGCTCCTTAGTCATGATTGCCTCAAAGACATGCTCAGTTCCACCAGGAGGTGGAGAAGGGTATCTCTTCAGGCAGCTCCAATAAAATAAGCCTGCTTGATTCTCTGGCTGCCTGTACTCAGAAGGATTTACTTAGATATGTCCAGAAGGATGTGTGCTCCATCTGCAGGTTCCAGTCTGTCCCTTTCACTGTCCTCCAGGTCAGGTTGGACTAGAGCACTTGGACTAAGGATTAGTTTTTCTGCCAGTGATTAAAGCTGTAGTATGTTTACTGTTTTAATCAGGTTATCAAGAGCTTTTGCatcttctttgctttcaaatCTTAATGGGCAATAAAAAGGCTTCAACATGGTTGCGTGTTCTTGACCCAGCTGAGGTACATAGTGACAGTGAAAATCTGGAGCAGTAGCAGAGCCTGAGTCGCAACCAGTGCCAGAAAGCCCCCGGTGAAATCAGAGGGTTGAATCCACTGTGAGGTTTGGAGGAGAAACACACCCAGGCCTCCAGACAGGATTATCATCTTGATGATGAGCATGATGAGGATCGCTTTCCAGCCCTTTGCCTCCTCTGTGCACTTCACATTTGCAACAAAAATGGGGTAGAAGATGCAGAAGACCAGGCAGGTGTAGACACAAACCCTGGCAAGTACTATTCCCAGCATGCTGATGCCCATCACCTGCAGATCATtgtgctccaggcactgcagctccccagctgtCTCGTTCCACAGGCAGAAGTTGTAAAAGCCAATGCGTTTGTAAGGGAGGTCGACTAGGTTCCCAGCTTCCCACAGCAGCGCGTAGAGCATCAAGGCCAAGGCCCCGGCAGCCTCGAGGAGGATCAGTGCACAGAGCAGGTGCCCTGTGCACCTCAGGTGCAGCAGGCCCATCACAGTGCCCACACGCTCTCTTGATACCATGGTGGGGGCTGCCCTGAGGATTCCTGCTGCAAAACATGAGGGGGGACCCCTTGGTTAGTGCATGTTGTGGTACCCTTCCAAGGTGTACTCCCAGCCCTTGCACAGAGAGCAGAAGCATCTCAGTCCTGCTTCCCCTGTGTGGGCTGAGAGGGCTCATTTGTGGTCACGGCAAAAGTGGCTTAATCACGCTCTGCGCATGGGCCAGCACTGAGAGGACAGGGGACGAAGACTGCTGTGGTTCCCTAAGCACTACATGCAACCTGTGTACCATGACCTCACATTGTTCAAGATAAGAATCTGTCAGGGAACTGCAGTGATGGCAGGGGAGTGAAACGCTGCTGTCTGGTAAAGAGGGGGTTAAGGGCTACTCTGGGAAAATGCTTTGTGTTCAGTCCTGGTCAGGCAAGGACATCCATCGATCTTTGGACGTTTGAGCAAAACGCAGGCATGAAAGGGTCTGAAGTGCAGCTCTACCTGCTCCCCCCTCCGCCTCTCAG includes the following:
- the TMEM140 gene encoding transmembrane protein 140 isoform X1; this encodes MKPSVKQKLAGGLWGQPTIRRAEQVGRFTKLPARGARRTATAAGILRAAPTMVSRERVGTVMGLLHLRCTGHLLCALILLEAAGALALMLYALLWEAGNLVDLPYKRIGFYNFCLWNETAGELQCLEHNDLQVMGISMLGIVLARVCVYTCLVFCIFYPIFVANVKCTEEAKGWKAILIMLIIKMIILSGGLGVFLLQTSQWIQPSDFTGGFLALVATQALLLLQIFTVTMYLSWVKNTQPC
- the TMEM140 gene encoding transmembrane protein 140 isoform X2, whose protein sequence is MKPSVKQKLAGGLWGQPTIRRAEQVGRFTKLPARGARRTATAGILRAAPTMVSRERVGTVMGLLHLRCTGHLLCALILLEAAGALALMLYALLWEAGNLVDLPYKRIGFYNFCLWNETAGELQCLEHNDLQVMGISMLGIVLARVCVYTCLVFCIFYPIFVANVKCTEEAKGWKAILIMLIIKMIILSGGLGVFLLQTSQWIQPSDFTGGFLALVATQALLLLQIFTVTMYLSWVKNTQPC